In Akkermansiaceae bacterium, a single genomic region encodes these proteins:
- a CDS encoding acyl-CoA thioesterase, whose amino-acid sequence MALSWMWGLGLFFSVQMTFMFGLQGLLTFAIPNAVGLALFGVLTQIVAKRHGGGQESLADFFDKFSRPFRLAFYLYQIIALSLTVFALASYLFVPLNLAPGPLVGMFLCLVVFVVLAAGCLFGEEFGIQKIKYGHAMAGFGLLICIGILLFGTGAATSGSIQWKSPYTLQWGGPSLLGYTIPLLVGLLVGPWLDLQHWQRAIQIHREKTSVSGSYIIGGLIFFLLLLFHGFMAMWVMGKGAEAVAMMKAVDGFNYAHDLVTRYMSSRFTDGSVIPVAYFSFLIICAVTTLDSGYVALKWFLGRNVERSQNVLLSMVPKQFIASPIPSFLLVAFITLAGILANWLYGKADLVKLEYFMVFYASFFVGYASLAIARCFVPNSQQPLPQIRMFSMASMSMVIFAFGYFKAETSLLILGSVLPLAYVIWLVVNTDLLRVVTEKAGEVMEKASTSDVAAIKAIAKTVAPAAPVAASAVVQPADAHALGGHFEGNWFVYSMIATYADTNSVGNVYFGMYGMYVGKTRELFFAKAMPDFDLKTTKFYILTRSFEHKFVREAREFDTITVKIRVADFNRKFCTLEHQIFGSENQLLGKGQQSLLFVSSKDYSLLDIPPEMHKAFLPYL is encoded by the coding sequence GTGGCTCTGTCATGGATGTGGGGGCTGGGGCTGTTTTTCAGCGTCCAGATGACCTTCATGTTCGGCCTCCAGGGTCTGCTGACCTTCGCCATCCCGAATGCGGTGGGTCTGGCCCTGTTCGGCGTGCTTACCCAGATCGTGGCGAAGCGGCACGGCGGTGGCCAGGAGTCGCTGGCGGACTTCTTCGACAAGTTTTCCCGGCCGTTCCGGCTGGCGTTCTATCTCTACCAGATCATCGCCCTGTCCCTGACGGTCTTCGCGCTGGCGAGCTACCTGTTCGTCCCGCTGAATCTGGCCCCCGGGCCGCTGGTGGGCATGTTCCTCTGTCTGGTGGTCTTCGTGGTGCTGGCGGCGGGCTGTCTTTTCGGGGAGGAGTTCGGCATCCAGAAGATCAAGTACGGCCACGCCATGGCGGGTTTCGGCCTGCTCATCTGCATCGGCATCCTGCTTTTCGGGACGGGGGCCGCCACGTCCGGTTCCATCCAGTGGAAATCCCCCTACACCCTGCAGTGGGGCGGTCCCAGCCTGCTTGGCTACACCATCCCGCTGCTGGTCGGCCTGTTGGTCGGGCCGTGGCTGGACCTCCAGCATTGGCAGCGTGCCATCCAGATCCACCGTGAGAAGACCTCCGTCAGCGGCAGCTACATCATCGGCGGCCTGATCTTTTTCCTGCTCCTCCTTTTCCACGGCTTCATGGCCATGTGGGTGATGGGCAAGGGCGCGGAGGCGGTGGCCATGATGAAGGCCGTGGATGGCTTCAACTACGCCCATGACCTGGTCACCCGGTACATGAGTTCCCGTTTCACCGACGGCAGTGTGATCCCGGTGGCCTATTTCTCCTTCCTGATCATCTGTGCGGTCACCACCCTGGATAGTGGCTACGTGGCCCTGAAGTGGTTCCTCGGCAGGAATGTCGAAAGAAGCCAGAACGTGCTCCTTTCCATGGTGCCGAAGCAGTTCATCGCTTCCCCCATCCCCAGCTTCCTGCTCGTCGCCTTCATCACCCTCGCCGGCATCCTGGCGAACTGGCTCTATGGCAAGGCGGACCTGGTGAAGCTGGAATACTTCATGGTGTTCTACGCCTCGTTCTTCGTCGGCTACGCCTCGCTGGCCATCGCCCGTTGCTTCGTGCCGAACTCGCAGCAACCGCTGCCGCAAATCCGCATGTTCTCCATGGCCAGCATGTCCATGGTCATCTTTGCCTTCGGTTACTTCAAGGCGGAGACCTCCCTGCTCATCCTCGGCTCCGTCCTGCCGCTGGCCTACGTCATCTGGCTGGTTGTGAACACCGACCTGCTGCGCGTCGTCACGGAAAAGGCGGGTGAGGTGATGGAAAAAGCCTCCACCTCCGATGTCGCGGCGATCAAGGCCATCGCGAAAACCGTCGCCCCGGCCGCTCCGGTGGCCGCATCCGCCGTGGTCCAGCCCGCGGATGCCCACGCGCTGGGCGGCCACTTCGAGGGCAACTGGTTCGTCTATTCCATGATCGCCACCTACGCGGACACCAACTCCGTGGGGAACGTCTATTTCGGCATGTATGGCATGTATGTGGGCAAGACCCGCGAGCTTTTCTTCGCGAAGGCGATGCCGGACTTCGATCTGAAGACCACCAAGTTCTACATCCTGACCCGCTCGTTCGAGCATAAGTTCGTCCGTGAGGCGCGGGAGTTCGACACCATCACCGTGAAAATCCGCGTGGCGGACTTCAACCGGAAGTTCTGCACGCTGGAACACCAGATCTTCGGCTCCGAAAACCAGCTTCTCGGCAAGGGCCAGCAGAGCCTGCTGTTCGTCTCATCGAAGGACTACAGCCTCCTCGACATCCCGCCGGAGATGCACAAGGCGTTCCTGCCATATCTGTAA
- a CDS encoding 4-hydroxy-3-methylbut-2-enyl diphosphate reductase, with protein MSDAAADPAQKSKRPRVNVRRPDVMERVAAEVAVHFHSSIVEKLKDRGGKITIGNTTVLLAQQFGFCYGVERAIDLAYASRRVFPENRIFLIGEIIHNPEVNRQLREMDIVSLPWQDLTEDYDDLTEDDVVIVPAFGAPTHFMKKVEECGCYVVDTTCGDVMKVWRRVRGYAKDGVTSIIHGKSNHEETRATASRALGEDGTGHYLVVLTLADTDYVGDYIKGHGNREEFMARFRNSVSDGFDPDLHLRRIGVANQTTMLKSETQEIQTRLLAAVIERDHNGANFQVFDTICGATQERQDALFEMLRVKMDMLLVVGGYNSSNTQHLVEIGEKELPTFFIRDASCIKSLEEIVHFDLHKHEETTSYSRILAGDTPAIIGITAGASCPNNLIEETIFKVFELRGIGREAVSVA; from the coding sequence ATGAGCGACGCCGCCGCAGATCCCGCCCAGAAATCGAAACGCCCGCGCGTGAACGTCCGCCGCCCGGATGTGATGGAGCGCGTGGCCGCGGAGGTGGCGGTGCATTTCCACTCCTCCATCGTGGAGAAGCTGAAGGACCGCGGAGGAAAGATCACCATCGGCAACACGACGGTGCTGCTCGCCCAGCAATTCGGCTTCTGCTACGGGGTGGAGCGGGCGATCGACCTGGCCTATGCCTCACGGCGCGTTTTCCCGGAGAACCGCATCTTCCTCATCGGGGAGATCATCCACAATCCGGAGGTGAACCGGCAGCTCCGGGAAATGGACATCGTCTCCCTGCCATGGCAGGATCTCACGGAAGACTACGACGACCTCACGGAGGATGACGTGGTCATCGTCCCCGCCTTCGGCGCGCCCACCCACTTCATGAAAAAGGTGGAGGAATGTGGCTGCTACGTGGTGGATACCACCTGCGGCGATGTGATGAAGGTCTGGCGGCGCGTCCGCGGCTACGCGAAGGACGGCGTGACCTCCATCATCCATGGAAAGTCGAACCATGAGGAAACCCGCGCCACCGCGTCCCGCGCGCTGGGCGAGGACGGCACGGGCCACTACCTGGTGGTGCTGACGCTGGCGGACACCGACTACGTCGGCGACTACATCAAGGGCCACGGCAACCGGGAGGAGTTCATGGCGCGTTTCAGGAACTCCGTCTCCGATGGGTTCGATCCGGACCTCCACCTCCGGCGCATCGGCGTGGCGAACCAGACGACGATGCTGAAAAGCGAGACGCAGGAGATCCAGACGCGCCTGCTGGCCGCCGTGATCGAGCGCGACCACAATGGCGCGAACTTCCAGGTATTCGACACCATCTGCGGAGCCACCCAGGAGCGGCAGGACGCCCTGTTCGAGATGCTGCGGGTGAAGATGGACATGCTCCTGGTCGTGGGCGGCTACAACAGCTCGAACACCCAACACCTCGTCGAGATCGGCGAAAAGGAACTGCCGACCTTCTTCATCCGGGATGCCTCCTGCATCAAGTCGCTGGAAGAGATCGTCCACTTCGACCTCCACAAGCACGAGGAGACGACCAGCTACTCACGGATTCTCGCGGGGGACACGCCCGCCATCATCGGCATCACCGCCGGAGCCTCCTGCCCGAACAACCTGATCGAGGAGACGATCTTCAAGGTGTTCGAGTTGCGGGGGATCGGCCGTGAGGCGGTGAGCGTGGCGTAA
- a CDS encoding TIGR02206 family membrane protein translates to MPRAFQPFTPEHFYAVLVGAVVIAILILLGKMGGRRRLFATWVLAFTNLAAYPLGQAAWLSLSADKSLDNLIPFHLCDIAAVTGGFALLTRNHLLATLTYFWGLAATMQGLLTPAITVGFPHWPFIMFFVHHFVIVGTAFYLPIVEGWRPKTPLWRSPVEVFLWSLGYLAFAMTVNKILGTNFGFAAGPPPNPSLIDHLGPHPWYLLAMAGLALVLYLLLALPFAGTVRRGK, encoded by the coding sequence ATGCCACGTGCTTTCCAACCCTTCACGCCGGAACACTTCTACGCGGTGCTCGTTGGTGCGGTGGTCATCGCCATCCTGATCCTGCTCGGGAAGATGGGCGGGCGGCGGCGGTTGTTCGCCACCTGGGTGCTGGCATTCACCAATCTGGCGGCCTACCCGCTGGGGCAGGCGGCGTGGCTGTCACTGAGCGCGGACAAGAGTCTGGACAACCTGATCCCCTTCCACCTCTGCGACATCGCGGCGGTCACCGGGGGCTTCGCGCTGCTGACGAGGAACCATCTGCTGGCGACCCTGACGTATTTCTGGGGACTGGCCGCCACCATGCAGGGTCTTCTGACACCGGCCATCACCGTGGGCTTTCCGCATTGGCCGTTCATCATGTTTTTCGTCCACCACTTCGTCATCGTGGGCACGGCCTTCTACCTGCCCATCGTGGAAGGCTGGAGGCCGAAAACGCCACTGTGGCGCAGCCCGGTGGAGGTTTTCCTATGGTCGCTGGGCTACCTCGCCTTCGCGATGACGGTGAACAAAATCCTGGGGACGAACTTCGGCTTCGCCGCAGGGCCGCCGCCGAATCCGAGTCTGATCGACCACCTCGGGCCGCACCCGTGGTATTTGCTGGCAATGGCGGGCCTCGCGCTGGTGCTTTATCTCCTGCTGGCGCTGCCATTCGCGGGCACGGTGCGGCGGGGAAAATGA
- a CDS encoding insulinase family protein, with the protein MSKAIYEWRRIPGGPRLAVATIADSECAALSIYIPAGSRDEAELPAGLAHFVEHMVFKGTARRTAKQISYEIEDAGGQINACTSEDQTVYEGRGEADLMPVLVDVLSDMVWHATFPEAEIDLEREVIGEEITMYRESPSDHIGDLISAALWGEHPLGNAISGSEESIHAIDRETLVKFRDLHHFRDDIVIAAAGPFTADQVMEMLAPHLPTEFHPGTPPVPFDAAEAPLRKITDLRESDQLQLSLAWHTPGRRSESRHALRLLSMMLGEISSSRLFLELREDRGLCYQIGSDVTFFDETGSFEVNAGLDPESREEALECIHREIADLVENGPRPGELDRAKRLMIAQSKLAFESTGSHAAWAGEGLLDFDEIPSPAAWRGKILSVTDEDVRSIAREVFKDQQPAMAEIGVG; encoded by the coding sequence ATGAGCAAAGCGATTTACGAGTGGCGGCGGATCCCCGGCGGACCGCGACTGGCGGTGGCGACCATCGCGGATTCCGAGTGCGCCGCGCTTTCCATCTACATTCCGGCGGGCAGCCGGGATGAGGCGGAGCTGCCAGCTGGGCTGGCCCACTTCGTGGAGCACATGGTTTTCAAGGGTACCGCGCGACGCACCGCGAAGCAGATCAGCTACGAGATCGAGGATGCGGGCGGGCAGATCAATGCCTGCACCTCCGAGGACCAGACGGTCTATGAGGGCCGCGGCGAGGCGGACCTGATGCCGGTGCTGGTGGATGTGCTGTCGGATATGGTCTGGCACGCGACCTTTCCCGAAGCGGAGATCGACCTGGAGCGCGAAGTCATCGGCGAGGAAATCACGATGTATCGTGAATCCCCCTCCGATCACATAGGCGACCTCATCTCCGCCGCGCTATGGGGGGAGCATCCGCTGGGCAACGCGATCTCCGGCTCCGAGGAATCCATCCACGCCATCGACCGGGAAACGCTGGTCAAGTTCCGCGACCTTCATCATTTCCGGGATGACATCGTTATCGCCGCCGCCGGTCCGTTCACCGCGGATCAGGTGATGGAGATGCTCGCACCCCACCTGCCCACGGAGTTCCACCCCGGCACGCCGCCCGTGCCTTTCGACGCGGCGGAGGCTCCGCTGCGGAAGATCACCGACCTGCGGGAGTCCGACCAGCTCCAGCTTTCGCTGGCCTGGCACACGCCGGGCAGACGCTCGGAGAGCCGCCACGCGCTGCGCCTGCTGAGCATGATGCTGGGTGAAATCTCCAGCTCCCGCCTGTTCCTGGAGCTGCGGGAGGACCGCGGGCTCTGCTACCAGATCGGCAGCGATGTGACGTTTTTCGACGAAACCGGATCATTCGAGGTGAATGCCGGGCTTGATCCGGAGTCGCGGGAGGAAGCGCTGGAGTGCATCCACCGGGAGATCGCGGATCTGGTGGAGAACGGTCCACGCCCCGGCGAACTGGACCGCGCGAAGCGGCTGATGATCGCCCAGAGCAAGCTGGCCTTCGAGTCCACCGGCTCCCACGCGGCATGGGCCGGGGAAGGGTTGCTGGATTTCGATGAGATTCCCTCCCCCGCCGCCTGGCGCGGGAAGATCCTGTCCGTGACGGATGAAGATGTGCGGAGCATTGCCCGCGAGGTTTTCAAGGACCAGCAGCCGGCGATGGCGGAGATCGGGGTGGGTTAG
- the ispD gene encoding 2-C-methyl-D-erythritol 4-phosphate cytidylyltransferase, whose product MSTACISICTAIIVAAGSSRRMGFDKLSAPLAGVPVLRRTLDAFLTADAISSIIIVCPEERWELLGDAARFTKPVVRVDGGKDRQDSVAQGLAALPDGTELVAVHDGARPLVHPDDIARCVAEAAAHRAATLARRVTETLKRSDDEAFCTGAVSRENLWFMETPQVFSADLLRQAYAKVSVENLTITDEVSAAEALGVKVKFVESGHPNLKVTTPADLGLAEALIQ is encoded by the coding sequence GTGTCCACCGCCTGCATTTCCATCTGCACCGCGATCATCGTCGCCGCCGGCTCCAGCCGCCGGATGGGCTTCGACAAGCTGTCCGCACCGCTCGCCGGAGTGCCGGTGCTGCGGCGGACGCTGGATGCCTTCCTCACGGCGGACGCCATCTCATCCATCATCATCGTCTGCCCGGAGGAACGCTGGGAGCTGCTGGGGGATGCCGCGCGCTTCACGAAGCCCGTCGTCCGCGTCGATGGCGGGAAGGACCGGCAGGACTCCGTCGCCCAGGGCCTCGCCGCCCTGCCGGATGGCACGGAACTCGTCGCCGTCCATGATGGCGCGCGCCCGCTGGTCCATCCGGATGACATCGCCCGCTGCGTGGCGGAAGCGGCCGCCCACCGGGCCGCCACCCTCGCCCGCCGGGTGACGGAAACCCTGAAACGGTCCGATGACGAAGCCTTCTGCACCGGCGCGGTTTCGCGGGAGAACCTCTGGTTCATGGAAACGCCGCAGGTTTTCTCAGCCGACCTTCTGAGACAGGCCTATGCGAAGGTTTCCGTGGAGAATCTGACCATCACGGACGAAGTCTCCGCCGCGGAAGCACTGGGAGTGAAAGTGAAATTCGTGGAGTCCGGGCACCCGAACCTGAAGGTCACAACGCCTGCGGATCTCGGATTGGCGGAGGCGTTGATCCAATAG
- a CDS encoding sigma-70 family RNA polymerase sigma factor, whose protein sequence is MSDVSESTEESAVVTAARAGDAEAFGELVRRYEQNIRACLVIRLKNPHDAEDLAQDTFITAFQKFADFDTKLPLGPWLRGIAFNLLRNFQKKNRPIAVGAETELAGLIDAKISERYAPLQEANLFSILDDCMEKLDPSARQLLHRRYHDDAAVQDIAAESRRNHSTVTMQLHRLRTALAECIRNQTAPTP, encoded by the coding sequence GTGTCGGACGTTTCCGAATCCACCGAAGAATCCGCGGTCGTCACCGCGGCCCGCGCGGGGGATGCGGAGGCATTCGGCGAGCTGGTCAGGCGCTATGAGCAGAACATCCGCGCCTGTCTGGTCATCCGCCTGAAGAACCCTCACGACGCAGAAGACCTTGCCCAGGACACGTTCATCACCGCTTTCCAGAAGTTCGCGGACTTCGATACGAAGCTCCCGCTCGGGCCGTGGCTGCGTGGCATCGCCTTCAACCTGCTACGGAACTTCCAGAAAAAGAACCGCCCCATCGCCGTCGGCGCGGAAACCGAACTCGCCGGCCTCATCGACGCGAAAATCTCCGAACGCTACGCCCCACTACAGGAAGCCAACCTTTTCTCCATCCTGGACGACTGCATGGAAAAACTCGACCCATCCGCCCGCCAGCTTCTCCATCGCCGTTATCATGACGATGCGGCGGTGCAGGACATCGCGGCGGAGTCGCGGCGCAACCACTCGACCGTAACCATGCAACTCCACCGCCTGCGCACCGCGCTCGCGGAGTGCATCCGCAACCAGACCGCCCCCACGCCATGA
- a CDS encoding FecR domain-containing protein, producing MTDFETEKLLARWIDGDTLTDAELASLKATLESRPDLLDAAADQVVLDRLLEHRVVGLADFPGEVRREMLPVRKVVPFFLRPKVWAAVATVAVAGWVADMVFHPLSQGPVAEITGSTGADGIPTEKSFRKGEILSFREGFVSVRFKDGAEVVIEGEAQLQFLGTNRAKLLKGSAVANVPESAHGFTIDGPGGKVVDIGTEFAVKTAGDQMEVHVLKGEVEAKAQGHRTVSLKQDKAALLGKSGVASLAIAPGNFLTSLPPKHGASPVDYLHWAFDEGSGLEVRADVRGVASPEQATGTLTSLPGGSIVPEWMDGVNGSAISFSGQDDYIQTEFPGFGGSSARTVSLWVKVPQNLKATEGYALVSWGAHSSPGDTWQVSINPDEKDGPVGSLRVGTHEGEVVGTTDLRDGAWHHLAAVLYEGRPANVATHILLYVDGRLEPAARKSIRRIDTDITGPLAQRVAFGKNSAVRSAGARMPKHTFRGGIDEVTLCPAALSQKEIQALMKTGRIEP from the coding sequence ATGACCGACTTCGAAACCGAGAAACTGCTGGCTCGCTGGATCGATGGGGACACCCTCACCGATGCGGAACTCGCGTCCCTGAAAGCCACGCTGGAGTCCCGCCCGGACCTGCTGGACGCCGCGGCGGACCAGGTGGTGCTGGACCGCCTGCTGGAGCACCGCGTCGTCGGTCTGGCGGACTTCCCCGGAGAGGTCAGGAGGGAAATGCTCCCTGTCCGCAAGGTGGTGCCCTTTTTCCTGCGGCCGAAGGTATGGGCGGCGGTGGCCACCGTGGCGGTGGCGGGTTGGGTGGCGGACATGGTTTTCCATCCGCTTTCGCAAGGACCGGTGGCGGAGATCACCGGCAGCACCGGTGCGGACGGCATCCCCACGGAAAAATCCTTCCGTAAGGGCGAGATCCTTTCCTTCAGGGAGGGCTTCGTTTCCGTCCGGTTCAAAGACGGTGCGGAGGTCGTCATCGAGGGGGAGGCACAGCTCCAGTTTCTCGGTACGAACCGGGCGAAGCTCCTGAAAGGCAGCGCCGTAGCAAACGTGCCGGAGTCCGCCCACGGCTTCACCATCGACGGCCCGGGAGGAAAGGTGGTCGATATCGGCACCGAGTTCGCCGTGAAAACCGCAGGCGACCAGATGGAGGTTCATGTTCTCAAGGGTGAGGTGGAGGCAAAGGCGCAGGGCCACCGCACCGTCTCGCTGAAGCAGGACAAGGCCGCGCTTCTGGGGAAAAGCGGCGTCGCCAGCCTGGCGATTGCTCCCGGGAATTTCCTCACCTCACTGCCGCCGAAGCATGGCGCCTCACCGGTCGATTACCTCCACTGGGCCTTTGACGAAGGCTCCGGCCTGGAAGTCCGTGCGGATGTCCGCGGCGTGGCGTCCCCGGAGCAGGCGACCGGCACACTCACCTCACTGCCCGGCGGGTCCATCGTGCCGGAGTGGATGGACGGGGTGAACGGTTCCGCCATTTCCTTCAGCGGCCAGGACGACTACATCCAGACGGAGTTCCCCGGCTTCGGTGGATCGTCCGCGCGGACCGTTTCCCTGTGGGTGAAGGTCCCGCAGAACCTGAAAGCGACGGAGGGCTACGCGCTCGTCAGTTGGGGCGCGCACAGTTCCCCGGGCGACACCTGGCAGGTTTCCATCAACCCGGATGAGAAGGACGGCCCGGTGGGCTCCCTGCGGGTGGGCACTCATGAAGGAGAAGTGGTGGGCACCACGGATTTGCGCGACGGAGCATGGCACCATCTGGCCGCCGTGCTTTATGAAGGCCGTCCGGCGAACGTGGCCACGCACATCCTCCTCTACGTGGATGGCCGACTGGAACCCGCGGCGCGGAAAAGCATCCGCAGGATCGATACGGACATCACCGGTCCGCTGGCGCAGCGCGTGGCATTCGGGAAAAATTCCGCCGTGCGCTCCGCCGGTGCGCGCATGCCGAAGCATACCTTCCGCGGCGGCATTGATGAGGTCACCCTCTGCCCCGCCGCCCTCTCCCAGAAGGAGATCCAGGCGCTGATGAAGACCGGGCGGATTGAGCCGTAG
- a CDS encoding bifunctional (p)ppGpp synthetase/guanosine-3',5'-bis(diphosphate) 3'-pyrophosphohydrolase, whose product MNRILQAASFAATKHIGQRRKNAAAAPYINHPIEVAEHLSSVGGVTDEDILIAALLHDTVEDTDTTREEIAGLFGENVASLVMECTDDKSLPKLERKRLQIVNAPHKSPGAKQIKLADKTCNLRTLVEDPPADWPLQRQREYFEWAEKVVAGLLGHNEALDAGVLSVLREGLERLPEEDQR is encoded by the coding sequence ATGAACAGGATCCTCCAGGCGGCATCATTCGCCGCCACGAAACACATCGGCCAGCGGCGGAAGAACGCGGCGGCCGCTCCCTACATCAACCACCCGATCGAGGTGGCGGAGCACCTTTCCTCGGTCGGCGGGGTGACGGATGAGGACATCCTTATCGCCGCGCTGCTTCATGACACGGTGGAGGACACGGACACCACGCGGGAAGAGATCGCCGGATTATTCGGGGAAAACGTGGCCTCTCTGGTGATGGAGTGCACGGATGACAAGAGCCTGCCGAAACTGGAAAGGAAGCGGCTGCAGATCGTGAACGCACCACACAAAAGCCCCGGCGCGAAGCAGATCAAGCTGGCGGACAAAACCTGCAACCTGCGCACGCTGGTGGAGGACCCGCCCGCGGACTGGCCGCTGCAACGGCAAAGGGAGTATTTCGAATGGGCGGAGAAAGTCGTCGCCGGACTGCTGGGGCATAATGAAGCCCTCGACGCAGGCGTCCTTTCGGTGCTGCGCGAGGGCCTGGAGAGACTCCCGGAGGAGGATCAGCGGTAG